From one Nitrospira sp. MA-1 genomic stretch:
- a CDS encoding alpha-amylase family glycosyl hydrolase, giving the protein MTEKNLQEVNLPSLSDRKFFPSPAAWEDQVLYFLMLDRFSDGQEKGYRSNAGTIVRRGSTPLFQSTDAGNADASHWKAAGQKFCGGNLSGLTSKLGYLERLGVTAIWISPIFKQVKFKDTYHGYGIQNFLDVDPHFGQREDLRTLVRTAHAHGIYVILDIILNHTGDVFRYNPNRYRTEQNGRTFNDPRWDGQLYDVQGFHDQFGEPTLPFQQFDITSDPATWPHGAIWPQEFQDPQAFTRKGHITNWDFSPEFLEGDFLDLKNIQLGSGDVDQYQPSDALKALAEVYKFWIAFADVDGYRVDTVKHMDLGASRYFASVIHEFTQSIGKENFYLIGEITGGRTRAFQTLETTGLDAALGVDDIPDKMEYLVKGYRNPEEYFQLFRNSILIQKESHVWFRNRVVTLFDDHDQVRKGGNKARFCADPEGPNGLVNVLALNALTMGIPCMYYGSEQYFDGHGQNDQFIRECMFGGEFGAFHSHQRHFFNEESPAYRQLAIILRLRRDKLALRRGRQYLREISGNGIDFGLPRMLGGQIRSVVPWSRIFNDQEILLAMNTDYAAPRSAWVTVDDGLHQAGHTLTCLYSTNAGQIGQETTVESRNGKAVVLTLPAGGFVIYA; this is encoded by the coding sequence ATGACAGAAAAGAATCTTCAAGAGGTGAACCTGCCTTCCCTCAGTGACCGGAAGTTTTTTCCTTCTCCGGCCGCATGGGAGGATCAGGTCTTATACTTTTTAATGCTGGACCGTTTTTCGGACGGACAGGAAAAGGGCTACAGAAGCAATGCCGGGACCATCGTCCGGCGTGGCTCAACTCCCCTCTTTCAGTCAACCGATGCGGGCAATGCGGATGCATCTCATTGGAAGGCCGCGGGACAGAAATTTTGCGGAGGGAATTTATCCGGATTGACGAGCAAGCTGGGATACCTTGAACGTCTCGGCGTGACCGCCATTTGGATCAGTCCCATTTTCAAACAGGTGAAATTTAAAGACACATACCATGGATATGGCATTCAAAACTTTTTGGATGTCGATCCGCATTTTGGGCAACGGGAAGATCTGAGAACACTTGTCCGGACCGCTCACGCTCACGGGATCTACGTCATTCTGGATATTATCCTCAACCACACAGGTGATGTGTTTCGATACAATCCCAACCGCTATCGAACCGAACAGAACGGCCGGACCTTCAATGATCCCCGCTGGGATGGCCAACTCTATGACGTGCAAGGGTTTCATGATCAATTCGGAGAACCGACTCTCCCCTTTCAACAATTCGATATCACAAGCGATCCTGCCACCTGGCCGCATGGTGCCATCTGGCCACAGGAATTCCAAGACCCTCAGGCCTTTACCCGAAAAGGCCATATCACCAATTGGGATTTTTCACCTGAATTTCTTGAAGGGGATTTCCTTGACCTGAAAAATATTCAACTCGGTTCCGGCGACGTCGATCAGTATCAGCCCTCGGATGCTCTTAAGGCTCTGGCCGAGGTGTACAAATTCTGGATTGCCTTTGCGGACGTCGATGGATATCGGGTGGATACCGTCAAACATATGGACCTGGGAGCCAGCCGGTATTTTGCGTCGGTGATCCATGAATTCACCCAATCCATCGGCAAAGAAAACTTTTATCTCATTGGAGAAATTACCGGAGGCAGAACCCGCGCGTTTCAAACGCTGGAAACCACGGGTCTGGATGCAGCACTTGGCGTCGACGACATCCCGGACAAAATGGAATACCTCGTGAAGGGCTATCGCAATCCGGAGGAGTATTTTCAGTTATTCCGGAATTCCATCCTGATTCAGAAAGAATCCCACGTCTGGTTTCGCAACCGGGTGGTAACCCTGTTTGACGATCATGATCAAGTACGAAAAGGGGGGAATAAAGCCAGGTTTTGTGCTGATCCTGAGGGGCCGAACGGACTCGTCAATGTGCTCGCGCTGAACGCGCTCACGATGGGCATTCCCTGCATGTACTATGGAAGCGAACAGTATTTTGACGGGCACGGGCAGAATGATCAATTCATTCGCGAATGCATGTTTGGAGGAGAATTCGGGGCCTTTCACAGCCATCAACGGCATTTCTTCAATGAAGAGAGTCCCGCGTACCGGCAACTTGCTATCATCTTACGCCTTCGTCGTGACAAGCTTGCGTTACGACGAGGTCGACAATACCTGAGAGAAATTTCCGGAAATGGCATCGACTTCGGGCTGCCGCGTATGCTTGGTGGGCAGATTCGTTCAGTGGTCCCCTGGTCCAGAATTTTCAATGACCAGGAAATTCTCCTGGCAATGAATACCGACTACGCTGCCCCCCGGAGCGCCTGGGTGACGGTTGATGATGGGCTGCATCAGGCCGGCCACACGCTCACGTGTCTCTATTCAACCAATGCGGGACAGATCGGTCAGGAGACGACCGTTGAGTCGAGAAATGGCAAAGCCGTCGTGCTCACCCTTCCGGCTGGCGGATTCGTCATCTATGCGTAA
- a CDS encoding protein-L-isoaspartate(D-aspartate) O-methyltransferase: MQQTNHARQVERDSMVDTQIVAGGVTDPTVVAAMRRVPRHRFMPESHADDAYGDFPLSIGYGQTISQPFIVAYMTQALKLKPDEKVLEIGTGSGYQAAILAELVSKVFTIEIVEPLAVRAKKTLAELGYDNVIVRAGDGYQGWPDESPFDAIILTAAPNHIPEPLLEQLAIGGRLIVPVGDYPQRLLFIRRTEEGYQETELLPVVFVPMTGEALTNPPPTKP, from the coding sequence ATGCAGCAAACTAATCACGCACGACAGGTTGAACGGGATTCGATGGTGGATACCCAAATCGTCGCGGGAGGTGTCACCGACCCAACGGTAGTTGCCGCCATGCGCCGGGTTCCCCGGCACCGGTTTATGCCGGAGTCACATGCTGACGATGCCTATGGAGATTTTCCACTCTCCATCGGCTATGGGCAGACGATTTCTCAGCCCTTCATTGTTGCCTATATGACGCAAGCCCTGAAGTTGAAACCGGATGAGAAGGTCTTGGAAATTGGCACGGGTTCCGGGTACCAAGCCGCCATCCTGGCTGAATTAGTTTCAAAAGTGTTTACCATAGAAATTGTCGAACCACTTGCCGTAAGAGCGAAAAAAACTCTGGCAGAACTCGGGTACGACAATGTGATTGTGCGGGCTGGTGATGGCTATCAAGGTTGGCCTGACGAAAGCCCGTTTGATGCGATCATCCTGACGGCGGCGCCGAACCATATTCCCGAACCACTCTTAGAGCAGCTGGCGATCGGCGGGCGTCTCATTGTTCCCGTCGGAGACTACCCTCAACGTCTTTTGTTTATTCGTCGCACTGAGGAGGGATACCAGGAAACCGAGTTGTTACCTGTGGTGTTTGTGCCTATGACGGGCGAAGCCTTAACGAATCCTCCCCCAACCAAGCCTTGA
- a CDS encoding NrdH-redoxin — protein MNVRIIGLLLVLLLILLLSPSGNSALVPEQIESDLEVFVRQGCPHCEKSKTYLIQLKQRYPQLIVAIRDIGEDPQALLRLQTLAAKSGIPQLGVPAFYARGELLIGFESEGTTGKQLEELLGRPPPEAGPSSEGACPIEANAPCPPASGQGDVGAQRIQIPFLGDQTLPEIGLPLFTVFLGLLDGFNPCAMWVLLFLLALLANLRNRRKMFLLAGTFVLVSGVVYFAFMAAWLNVFLVLGYVRTIQVMMGGLAVGIGLVNMKEFWAFGRGLSFAIPESVKPGLYVRVRKILAAQHLSQAMTAILVLAIVVNMVEFVCTAGLPAMFTQVLSQQGLTTWGYYGYLGLYILAYIADDAVMVTIAVVTLSHHKLQEREGRWLKLFSGLVMLGLGSLLLFFPNLLF, from the coding sequence GTGAACGTAAGAATTATTGGATTGCTCCTTGTTCTTCTGCTCATCTTGTTGCTTAGTCCGTCGGGGAATTCCGCCCTCGTCCCGGAGCAGATTGAAAGTGATCTCGAAGTATTTGTCCGCCAAGGATGCCCGCATTGTGAAAAGTCAAAAACCTATCTCATCCAGCTGAAGCAACGCTATCCCCAACTCATCGTTGCAATTCGCGATATCGGCGAAGATCCCCAGGCGTTACTTCGATTACAAACATTGGCGGCGAAATCCGGTATCCCACAACTGGGTGTGCCGGCTTTTTATGCACGAGGGGAACTGCTCATCGGTTTTGAGTCAGAGGGGACGACTGGAAAGCAACTGGAAGAACTGTTAGGGCGACCACCACCGGAGGCGGGACCTTCCTCTGAGGGCGCCTGTCCGATTGAAGCCAATGCGCCATGTCCCCCGGCATCCGGACAAGGTGATGTAGGGGCGCAGCGTATTCAGATTCCCTTTTTAGGTGATCAGACTCTTCCAGAAATCGGCCTGCCGCTTTTTACAGTCTTTCTGGGTCTTCTTGATGGATTTAATCCGTGTGCCATGTGGGTGTTGTTGTTTTTGTTGGCGTTGTTGGCGAACCTTCGGAACCGGCGTAAGATGTTTCTCCTGGCCGGGACGTTCGTCCTGGTCAGCGGAGTCGTGTATTTTGCATTTATGGCGGCATGGCTGAATGTCTTTTTGGTGCTCGGCTATGTTCGCACCATTCAAGTCATGATGGGTGGGTTGGCAGTCGGAATCGGTCTGGTCAACATGAAGGAATTTTGGGCGTTTGGGCGAGGCCTCTCATTTGCCATTCCCGAGTCAGTGAAACCGGGGCTCTATGTCCGAGTTCGAAAAATTTTAGCAGCCCAGCATCTCAGCCAGGCGATGACCGCCATTCTGGTATTGGCCATCGTAGTGAACATGGTTGAGTTTGTATGTACGGCAGGCCTTCCGGCGATGTTCACCCAAGTGCTGAGTCAACAGGGTCTGACGACTTGGGGGTACTATGGGTATCTCGGGCTCTACATCCTGGCCTATATTGCGGATGATGCGGTGATGGTCACGATTGCCGTGGTCACCCTGAGCCATCATAAATTGCAAGAACGGGAAGGGCGATGGCTTAAGCTGTTTAGCGGGTTGGTGATGCTGGGCTTGGGTAGCCTTCTGCTGTTCTTTCCAAATCTATTATTCTAA
- a CDS encoding response regulator, whose amino-acid sequence MLARILVVDDEADSACSIAEAMEGWGFEAVTTSNGREGLQVLHTMPIDGIFLDLEMPVMNGLTMLDELRWEGSEVPVIVMSNEGDYLKLQKFLREGVQDYLVKPINHLLLMQKTFRHFPWRESVGKRQAFVKDTIHEAKHPLAEGALMIQGCCALSSRKPDWKVA is encoded by the coding sequence ATGTTGGCCAGGATCTTGGTTGTTGATGATGAGGCAGACAGCGCCTGCTCCATAGCCGAGGCGATGGAGGGGTGGGGATTCGAGGCGGTGACGACTTCAAATGGGCGGGAAGGTCTCCAGGTGCTTCACACTATGCCTATTGATGGTATTTTTCTTGATTTGGAAATGCCGGTGATGAATGGATTGACCATGCTGGATGAACTGCGATGGGAGGGTAGCGAGGTTCCCGTCATTGTCATGTCGAATGAGGGCGATTATCTGAAACTTCAGAAATTTCTGAGAGAAGGTGTTCAGGATTATCTGGTGAAACCGATCAATCATCTTCTCTTGATGCAGAAAACATTTCGACATTTCCCTTGGCGAGAAAGCGTGGGGAAAAGACAGGCTTTCGTCAAAGATACCATTCATGAGGCTAAACATCCTCTGGCGGAAGGAGCGCTCATGATCCAAGGTTGTTGTGCGTTATCTTCGAGGAAACCTGATTGGAAAGTAGCCTGA
- a CDS encoding ArsI/CadI family heavy metal resistance metalloenzyme codes for MKRLHIHIGVEQLEEAIGFYSKLFGAEPVKRKPDYAKWMLEDPRVNLAISTRTSTKGVDHLGIQVEEEQELDEIRQRLTGGKLPVAEEGETLCCYAKSDKSWVLDPAGVPWEAYRTMEDADIFSTHSTQSDAACCEPSFLTRPETKMPEQESSGCCS; via the coding sequence ATGAAACGTCTTCATATTCATATCGGAGTCGAACAGTTGGAAGAAGCCATCGGGTTTTACAGCAAATTGTTTGGGGCGGAACCGGTCAAACGCAAACCGGACTACGCCAAATGGATGCTCGAAGATCCCCGCGTCAACCTGGCCATCTCCACGCGGACTTCCACGAAGGGCGTGGATCACCTGGGTATTCAGGTTGAGGAGGAGCAGGAGTTGGACGAGATCAGGCAACGACTTACAGGCGGGAAGCTCCCGGTGGCCGAGGAAGGCGAGACTCTTTGCTGCTATGCCAAATCGGATAAATCCTGGGTGCTGGATCCTGCCGGAGTCCCGTGGGAAGCCTACCGCACGATGGAAGACGCGGATATTTTTTCAACCCATTCGACACAATCGGATGCCGCCTGTTGCGAACCGTCGTTCCTGACAAGACCCGAGACTAAAATGCCGGAACAGGAATCCAGCGGCTGTTGTAGCTAA
- a CDS encoding kelch repeat-containing protein — translation MSQAFNVSVDKKKTQVFVGSGENTKDNKVMIKIVSKTDTTTIKMLAVKVDVGNDENALVSVATDLGLVAVVSPAVAEDPSEQLEISGSEPDESSYNWSIKYGRRGFDVDATEGLVLTFTGIVSETNAGLAKVKLAFDLTGNAKDSEEVAIQKQQDEKQFEIVKFTATPTYLSGSGKVTFSWSVNQATSVELLRDGHMVPMQTKDNLTQNAFPDYPPKDGENRYLLIAKRAGHKEDITREIIVRRERPGWISLDYSGSYGEPSTLFGGLIFGEDTTPSMAGIFIKDGQARLYRSQSGTGAWLQESSSVPRGMETSPGVVFDKKLWLLGGSAVSPDQGSDRIWHYTRDEGWKEWNSRAERFSPRMGHACVVFDNKLWVMGGFDENGNAQNDVWQLAKGDENWQGPTTANWPGRCMFGAASSDDHIVVYAGVKEPFGAGYKDLWSRTKTDEAWKKEKEPDVGAEYALASAVGRLVGQWYFVATYLIGNLEELKFNAWAKNQGSFTAMPRKPQLETYQVTPYSLAAIEFGERMFLRALGDRPGITKCRLHVYIPEVRL, via the coding sequence ATGAGCCAAGCGTTCAACGTCTCGGTCGACAAGAAGAAGACCCAAGTCTTCGTCGGATCGGGCGAGAATACGAAGGACAACAAAGTGATGATCAAAATCGTCTCCAAAACGGACACGACGACGATCAAGATGCTGGCGGTTAAAGTTGATGTCGGGAACGATGAAAACGCGCTGGTGAGTGTCGCCACAGATTTGGGGCTCGTCGCCGTCGTGTCACCGGCCGTCGCCGAAGATCCCAGTGAACAGCTTGAGATCTCAGGCAGCGAGCCCGACGAATCCTCCTATAACTGGAGTATCAAGTACGGAAGGCGAGGTTTCGACGTCGACGCCACGGAAGGCCTCGTCTTGACATTCACCGGGATCGTCTCTGAGACCAATGCCGGTCTAGCCAAGGTCAAACTGGCTTTCGACCTCACGGGTAATGCTAAGGATTCCGAAGAAGTCGCCATTCAAAAGCAGCAAGACGAGAAGCAATTCGAAATCGTGAAGTTCACGGCCACGCCGACCTATCTTTCCGGTAGCGGGAAGGTGACGTTCTCGTGGAGTGTCAATCAGGCCACCAGCGTCGAGCTTCTGCGCGATGGACACATGGTCCCGATGCAGACGAAAGATAACTTAACCCAGAACGCCTTCCCGGACTATCCGCCGAAAGATGGTGAAAACAGGTACCTCCTTATCGCCAAGCGCGCCGGCCATAAGGAGGACATCACGCGGGAGATTATCGTACGGAGGGAGAGGCCGGGCTGGATCTCCCTGGACTACTCCGGTTCGTACGGCGAGCCGTCGACCTTGTTCGGTGGGCTGATATTCGGAGAAGACACTACTCCCAGCATGGCCGGGATCTTCATCAAGGACGGTCAAGCGCGATTGTATCGCTCCCAGAGCGGTACAGGTGCCTGGCTTCAGGAGTCATCGTCGGTTCCTCGTGGAATGGAGACCAGCCCCGGTGTCGTGTTCGACAAGAAGCTCTGGCTTCTGGGTGGCTCGGCAGTGAGCCCAGACCAAGGGTCCGATCGGATTTGGCATTACACACGGGATGAGGGCTGGAAGGAGTGGAATTCAAGGGCGGAACGCTTCTCGCCGCGAATGGGTCACGCATGTGTCGTGTTTGACAACAAGCTTTGGGTGATGGGCGGATTCGACGAGAATGGGAACGCGCAGAACGATGTGTGGCAGCTCGCCAAGGGAGATGAGAATTGGCAGGGCCCGACCACCGCTAATTGGCCCGGTAGGTGCATGTTCGGTGCGGCGAGTTCGGACGACCATATCGTCGTTTACGCCGGCGTGAAGGAGCCGTTCGGAGCGGGGTATAAGGACCTGTGGTCGCGCACGAAAACAGATGAAGCCTGGAAAAAGGAGAAGGAGCCAGATGTGGGCGCCGAGTACGCGCTGGCATCCGCCGTGGGCAGGTTGGTAGGACAATGGTACTTCGTTGCAACCTATCTCATCGGCAACCTCGAGGAGCTAAAATTTAACGCCTGGGCCAAAAACCAGGGGAGCTTCACCGCTATGCCCAGGAAACCCCAGCTCGAGACCTACCAGGTAACACCCTATAGCCTGGCGGCAATCGAATTCGGCGAGCGGATGTTCCTGCGGGCCCTCGGCGATCGCCCGGGAATAACCAAATGCCGACTTCACGTATACATTCCGGAGGTAAGATTATGA
- a CDS encoding DUF2934 domain-containing protein, with protein sequence MGTHKSNNEEKAGKVLTFQLPLTKDEVSTKNSKKGNSKAVSRLAERRKGVETRQVQSGFPHFILEEALQGRIAKRAYELFEQRGRQHGYDREDWYQAENDMLTQKDVEYKEEPGCKNS encoded by the coding sequence ATGGGAACTCATAAATCAAATAATGAAGAAAAGGCCGGAAAAGTTTTAACATTTCAACTTCCCCTTACCAAGGATGAGGTCTCCACGAAGAACTCCAAAAAAGGGAATTCAAAAGCCGTGTCTCGACTGGCTGAGCGTAGGAAGGGTGTAGAGACCAGGCAGGTTCAATCAGGTTTCCCCCATTTCATTTTGGAAGAAGCATTACAGGGGCGAATCGCGAAGCGGGCCTATGAATTGTTTGAACAACGAGGCCGACAACATGGCTATGATAGAGAGGACTGGTATCAGGCGGAAAACGATATGTTAACCCAAAAAGATGTGGAGTATAAGGAGGAGCCTGGTTGCAAAAATTCATAA
- a CDS encoding universal stress protein, whose protein sequence is MVRDKTFLLGVDGSDSSIRSVSYVAEIIGAREDFHVVLFHILPPIPPELLEFGGAEDPTTEQKLDETLKREQAQWIEDAKNTAKPILDNAKTILNRIGVLPGRVSVVFSQSIHRPDIVGELIGTAHKQNCGTIVVGRESYSSFKEIFHHHVGEELAKKGQGFAVWVIA, encoded by the coding sequence ATGGTGAGAGATAAAACATTTCTTCTCGGTGTCGACGGTTCAGATTCCTCCATTCGAAGCGTCTCCTACGTCGCTGAAATAATTGGGGCCCGTGAAGACTTTCATGTCGTGCTCTTTCACATCCTCCCCCCGATTCCTCCCGAACTTTTGGAATTCGGGGGCGCTGAAGATCCCACAACAGAGCAAAAGCTGGATGAGACCTTAAAAAGGGAACAGGCTCAATGGATCGAGGACGCAAAAAATACCGCGAAACCGATCTTAGATAATGCCAAAACGATTCTGAATCGGATTGGTGTGTTACCCGGCAGGGTCAGCGTCGTGTTTTCTCAATCCATCCACCGCCCGGATATTGTTGGTGAATTGATCGGGACAGCTCACAAACAGAATTGCGGAACCATCGTGGTGGGAAGGGAATCGTACTCCAGCTTTAAGGAAATATTTCATCACCATGTGGGCGAAGAGCTGGCAAAAAAAGGGCAGGGCTTTGCGGTTTGGGTCATTGCCTGA
- a CDS encoding metalloregulator ArsR/SmtB family transcription factor: MEINDALLAFAALSQDTRLRVFRLLVEYGPDGAPAGTLGEALSIPHNTLSFHLSHMSNAGLVLSQRKGRSIIYRANFEFFTDLIRYMVKDCCREDMASIRDNKKKKCSIIELSNCC, encoded by the coding sequence ATGGAAATTAATGACGCATTGCTGGCTTTTGCGGCCCTCTCACAAGATACCCGGCTACGTGTTTTTCGTCTGCTGGTGGAATATGGCCCGGACGGGGCCCCTGCCGGAACATTAGGTGAGGCTCTGTCCATTCCGCATAACACCCTATCCTTTCACCTCTCCCACATGAGCAACGCGGGTCTGGTCCTTTCTCAGCGAAAAGGCCGGTCAATCATCTATAGGGCCAACTTTGAATTTTTTACCGACCTGATTCGCTATATGGTCAAAGACTGCTGCCGCGAGGATATGGCCAGTATCCGGGACAATAAAAAAAAGAAGTGCAGCATTATCGAACTCTCGAATTGTTGCTAA
- a CDS encoding patatin-like phospholipase family protein, producing MADQYSIGLAVSGGGYRATLYSLGAFWRLNEFGLLPKLKTITSVSGGSITTGYLAVNWDKLIFEASGIATNFEEVVAKPIQKFCSKSLDVMAGLSGLFSFSDTIGDKVAKAYDKELFHGVNIQALSDRSPGFLFYGTNYQTGSSVRIEKSALSDYKIGSYPDPDISMAKVVGISSAFPPVMSPVTLETDPAKWVRTDGAIHFDDIHLRTKLVLTDGGLYDNMGLEAIWKGRGSYSHVLVCDAGAPFSISSKLKTNWASQLIRMTNVMTDQQRALRKRTLLYNFKRLDEQGNHEVYGGTYFGITTQIANYKLDDSLVSDNELTKSLQNVRTRLNAFNDAEQGHLINWGYALADTAIRKHVNELIEGRVYKKPSWPITGYPL from the coding sequence ATGGCAGACCAGTACTCAATTGGTTTGGCGGTATCAGGTGGTGGCTACCGGGCAACTCTCTATTCCCTTGGAGCGTTTTGGCGGCTCAATGAATTTGGTCTGTTGCCTAAGCTTAAAACCATAACCAGTGTTTCCGGGGGAAGCATCACGACCGGCTATTTGGCTGTCAACTGGGATAAATTAATATTTGAGGCTTCAGGCATTGCTACGAATTTTGAGGAGGTGGTTGCCAAGCCAATTCAGAAGTTTTGTTCAAAAAGTCTGGATGTGATGGCGGGTCTATCGGGGCTCTTTTCCTTTAGCGATACGATTGGCGATAAAGTCGCAAAAGCCTATGATAAAGAGTTGTTTCACGGCGTCAATATTCAAGCTTTGAGTGATCGCTCGCCTGGTTTTCTCTTCTATGGAACCAACTATCAAACAGGGTCCAGTGTCAGAATCGAAAAGTCTGCTCTATCCGATTACAAAATTGGTTCATACCCTGACCCCGATATTTCTATGGCCAAGGTCGTTGGAATTTCCAGCGCATTTCCACCCGTGATGTCGCCAGTCACTCTTGAAACCGATCCGGCCAAATGGGTTCGTACTGATGGTGCAATTCATTTCGATGATATTCATCTTAGAACGAAGTTGGTACTGACCGATGGTGGCCTTTACGACAATATGGGCTTAGAGGCCATTTGGAAGGGAAGAGGTTCTTACAGCCATGTGTTGGTTTGTGATGCAGGGGCTCCATTTTCAATATCATCGAAGCTAAAAACCAATTGGGCCAGTCAGCTCATTCGAATGACCAATGTGATGACCGATCAGCAACGCGCACTGAGAAAGCGAACGCTGCTGTATAATTTCAAGAGGCTCGATGAACAGGGTAACCATGAAGTCTATGGAGGCACCTATTTCGGGATTACCACCCAGATCGCTAACTACAAGCTGGATGATTCTCTCGTGAGCGACAATGAATTAACTAAAAGCTTGCAGAATGTACGTACTCGGTTAAATGCCTTCAATGATGCGGAACAAGGGCACTTAATCAATTGGGGCTATGCGTTGGCGGACACCGCTATCAGAAAACACGTTAATGAATTGATTGAGGGTAGGGTCTATAAAAAGCCATCATGGCCGATTACTGGGTACCCTTTGTAA
- a CDS encoding PAS domain S-box protein: MDEYERDLLYAKQVEQLYALAPVGIIASLVNGSILTFIQWNVIAHGILLTWFSCLIVLNGAWSLLWYQFRQASQNTQDSHRWGRRFLGGTFASGLLWGTTGVILFPENSIPHQVFLAFVLGGMIAGATAVYAALEGAFLAYTLPTSIPLLVRFFVLNEEQQMAMGAMGLLFVAMMFVTLRRNHTVTMASMTLSLELSKSNHSLQSEVLERKQAEVALRESQEQLHSVVQSTDEGIISLNSQGKVMLWNAGAESLFGFSMKEMYGQTLERIIPERFRLAHHHGIARASRAGGKTVEGEMFELKGLRRDGSEFPLELSLGYWHKHGEAFFTGIVRDITARKEAEQALHRRERELEHSQEELRALGAQLISAQEDERRRLSRELHDDMNQRLAVVALEIQSIQNTLPESNAMQKTLQHLNDQVSSLSDSVRHLAYQLHPSILDDLGLVVALQSSIREFSQWENISVTFRPRDVPHALPQDIASCVYRLTQECLRNVAKHADATRVLVEVMGLEAGLQLVITDNGKGFIPEAVRPGSQGLGLIGMKERIRVVQGTFKVKASKGKGTMITAWIPLSSET, encoded by the coding sequence TTGGATGAATACGAACGCGATCTCTTGTATGCGAAGCAGGTAGAGCAACTCTATGCGCTTGCGCCGGTTGGGATCATCGCCTCCCTGGTCAATGGATCTATTCTGACTTTTATTCAATGGAATGTGATTGCCCATGGCATATTGCTTACGTGGTTCTCCTGCCTGATCGTGCTCAATGGGGCTTGGAGCCTCCTATGGTATCAATTCAGGCAGGCGTCTCAAAATACTCAGGATTCCCATCGCTGGGGGCGTAGATTTCTTGGCGGGACCTTTGCTTCCGGCCTGCTCTGGGGGACTACGGGTGTCATTCTCTTTCCTGAAAATTCCATTCCGCATCAGGTATTTTTGGCCTTTGTGTTAGGGGGCATGATCGCCGGGGCCACCGCTGTGTATGCAGCTCTGGAAGGAGCGTTCCTGGCCTATACTCTCCCGACCAGTATCCCGCTCCTCGTTCGATTCTTTGTCCTAAATGAGGAGCAGCAAATGGCCATGGGAGCCATGGGCTTGCTTTTCGTGGCGATGATGTTTGTTACCTTGCGGCGCAACCATACGGTGACGATGGCATCGATGACCTTGAGCCTGGAGTTGAGTAAATCGAATCACTCATTGCAAAGCGAAGTTCTTGAGCGTAAACAGGCAGAGGTGGCTCTCCGGGAAAGCCAGGAACAGCTACATTCGGTGGTGCAATCAACTGATGAGGGTATTATTTCGTTGAATAGTCAGGGGAAGGTGATGCTGTGGAATGCCGGAGCGGAAAGCTTGTTCGGCTTTTCGATGAAAGAAATGTACGGTCAAACGTTAGAGCGTATCATTCCCGAACGGTTTCGTTTGGCTCATCACCACGGAATTGCACGGGCTTCACGAGCGGGGGGAAAGACTGTTGAGGGGGAGATGTTTGAGCTGAAGGGGCTTCGAAGGGACGGCAGCGAATTCCCTCTTGAACTGTCTCTGGGATATTGGCACAAGCATGGAGAGGCCTTTTTTACCGGAATTGTCCGGGATATCACGGCACGCAAAGAGGCAGAACAAGCCCTTCATCGCCGAGAGCGGGAACTCGAGCATAGCCAGGAAGAGCTTCGGGCTCTTGGCGCCCAACTCATTTCTGCCCAGGAAGATGAGCGACGCCGTCTTTCCCGTGAACTTCATGATGATATGAATCAACGGTTGGCCGTGGTCGCCCTCGAGATACAATCCATTCAAAACACCCTGCCAGAATCGAATGCCATGCAAAAGACTCTTCAACACCTGAATGATCAAGTGTCCTCACTTTCCGATAGCGTCCGGCATTTAGCCTACCAGTTGCATCCTTCTATTTTGGATGACCTAGGGTTGGTCGTCGCACTCCAGTCCTCTATTAGAGAATTTTCTCAATGGGAGAATATTTCAGTCACGTTTCGACCCCGGGATGTGCCGCATGCTTTACCCCAGGACATCGCGTCGTGTGTGTACCGGTTGACTCAGGAATGTTTACGAAATGTGGCGAAGCATGCGGATGCCACTCGGGTGCTCGTGGAGGTGATGGGGTTGGAGGCCGGCCTTCAGCTCGTTATTACGGACAATGGCAAAGGATTTATCCCTGAGGCTGTTCGCCCGGGCAGTCAGGGATTAGGTCTGATCGGGATGAAGGAACGAATTCGTGTTGTGCAGGGCACCTTTAAGGTGAAAGCCTCCAAAGGCAAAGGTACTATGATCACTGCGTGGATTCCACTTTCTTCAGAAACATAA